In Shewanella sp. VB17, a single genomic region encodes these proteins:
- a CDS encoding glycosyl hydrolase family 18 protein has translation MSNKTAYFWRHQHFAVIMVSTALLSQSVMSNASAIITPVELNMTTQVKEDVGGLAGSQAVLGDIVDSTTNHEACRPDGLEGDSVYCHVYDQNGREKMGMDHARRVIGYFTSWRNGTNGQPRYLVNDIPWNKITHINYAFAHIDADNKMSVGNVDSVDNPATGMTWSGVGAEMDPEYAYKGHFNLLNKFKKRHPQVKTLISIGGWAETGGYFDDNGARVASGGFYEMTKTQTGINTFADSVVEFLRTYGFDGADIDYEYATSMAKSGNPDDFAVADPLRASLFKQYDLLMKTLREKLDAASQQDGKHYMLTIAAPASGYLLRGMEAHQMVRFLDYVNIMSYDLHGAWNDFVGHNSALFDNGDDAELAFWNVYSTPQYGGIGYLNTDWAYHYFRGAMPAGRINIGLPYYTRGWQGVTGGTHGLWGKAALPDQNSCPAGTGEGNNKCGYGAEGIDNIWHDLDENRNEMYAGSNPMWHAKNLEQGITGSYLGSYGLDPQNDPADRLTGNYERHFDNGAKSSWLWNSSKKVYLSTEDEQAMATKVAYVIDKGIGGVMFWELAGDFDWYPERNDGEGEYFIGDTMTTIAYQGFVSVPPYGNTLANDPVPDKSLALSASLSGYKLGDSNYPITPTLTITNHGQSTIPGGAIFEFDIATSTSSQISDQSGMNLTVITDGSNAASGNVGGLEHDFHRVRFILPSYKTIAPGGSFGGTIKYYLPVSMPSNFTVSFNGNRYGFGQGDASTPPDDCDLEPTPPGCDDTRPPSTDSCADAGIDPSLVPEYPNFPQKDWQGKPSHANGGDQMKDAMSVFVALWWTNTQPSRSRAEWKFICNID, from the coding sequence ATGAGTAACAAAACTGCATATTTTTGGAGACATCAGCATTTCGCCGTAATAATGGTCAGTACGGCACTTTTAAGTCAAAGTGTTATGAGTAATGCCAGCGCTATCATCACCCCAGTTGAATTGAATATGACCACTCAAGTCAAAGAGGATGTGGGTGGTTTAGCGGGATCGCAAGCAGTGCTTGGTGATATTGTTGATAGCACGACAAATCATGAAGCTTGTCGCCCTGATGGATTAGAAGGTGATTCTGTTTATTGTCATGTTTATGACCAAAATGGCCGTGAAAAAATGGGCATGGATCATGCGAGACGTGTGATTGGGTATTTCACCTCTTGGCGCAATGGTACTAACGGTCAACCTCGTTATTTAGTCAATGATATCCCATGGAATAAAATCACCCATATTAACTATGCATTTGCCCATATTGATGCAGACAATAAGATGTCTGTTGGTAATGTCGACAGTGTCGATAATCCTGCCACGGGGATGACTTGGAGTGGTGTGGGTGCAGAGATGGATCCCGAATACGCCTATAAGGGACATTTCAACTTATTAAATAAATTTAAGAAACGGCATCCACAGGTGAAGACACTCATCTCTATTGGTGGCTGGGCTGAAACGGGCGGTTATTTCGATGATAATGGTGCGCGTGTGGCTAGCGGTGGTTTCTATGAAATGACCAAAACTCAAACAGGCATTAATACCTTTGCCGACTCAGTGGTTGAGTTCTTGAGAACCTATGGTTTTGATGGTGCAGATATTGATTATGAATACGCAACGTCGATGGCAAAATCTGGAAACCCCGATGATTTTGCGGTTGCTGATCCCCTGCGTGCAAGCTTATTTAAGCAATATGATCTTTTGATGAAAACGTTGCGAGAAAAGCTTGACGCAGCAAGTCAGCAAGATGGTAAGCATTATATGCTAACCATCGCAGCCCCTGCATCGGGCTACCTACTGCGTGGCATGGAAGCACATCAGATGGTTCGCTTTCTCGACTATGTCAACATCATGAGCTATGACCTTCATGGAGCTTGGAATGATTTTGTTGGTCATAATTCTGCTTTGTTCGATAACGGTGATGATGCTGAATTGGCTTTTTGGAATGTGTACTCTACACCGCAATATGGTGGGATCGGTTATCTGAATACTGATTGGGCTTATCATTACTTTCGCGGAGCCATGCCAGCAGGTCGAATTAATATCGGTTTGCCTTACTACACGCGAGGTTGGCAAGGTGTAACTGGTGGTACTCATGGTTTGTGGGGAAAAGCGGCGTTACCCGACCAAAATTCATGTCCTGCAGGTACGGGGGAAGGTAATAATAAATGCGGTTATGGTGCAGAGGGGATCGATAATATATGGCATGATTTAGATGAAAATCGCAACGAAATGTATGCGGGTTCAAACCCGATGTGGCATGCTAAAAATTTAGAGCAAGGTATAACTGGGAGTTATCTTGGCAGTTATGGCTTAGATCCACAAAATGATCCTGCCGATAGGTTAACTGGAAACTATGAACGCCATTTTGATAATGGGGCCAAGTCTTCTTGGCTATGGAATTCATCGAAGAAAGTTTATCTTTCTACCGAAGATGAACAAGCCATGGCGACGAAGGTGGCGTATGTTATCGATAAAGGGATCGGTGGGGTGATGTTTTGGGAACTTGCGGGTGACTTTGACTGGTATCCCGAGCGTAATGATGGGGAAGGTGAGTACTTTATTGGCGATACCATGACCACTATTGCCTATCAAGGTTTTGTGAGTGTGCCGCCTTATGGTAATACATTAGCCAATGATCCAGTACCTGATAAATCACTTGCGTTAAGTGCGTCACTCAGTGGATATAAATTGGGTGATAGCAATTATCCCATCACACCGACTTTAACTATCACTAATCATGGCCAAAGCACCATTCCTGGTGGTGCCATATTTGAGTTTGATATTGCGACGTCAACGTCATCACAAATCAGCGATCAATCTGGCATGAATTTAACCGTAATAACCGATGGTTCTAACGCTGCCTCGGGTAACGTTGGCGGTTTAGAGCATGATTTCCATCGCGTACGCTTTATTTTACCCAGTTACAAAACTATCGCTCCTGGAGGAAGCTTTGGCGGTACAATTAAGTATTATTTACCCGTGTCTATGCCCTCTAATTTCACCGTGAGCTTTAATGGTAATCGTTACGGTTTTGGTCAAGGTGATGCCTCTACACCACCTGATGACTGTGATTTAGAGCCTACACCGCCAGGTTGTGATGATACCAGACCACCCTCGACAGATAGCTGCGCGGATGCGGGAATAGATCCAAGCCTTGTGCCCGAGTATCCTAATTTCCCTCAAAAAGACTGGCAAGGTAAGCCAAGTCATGCCAATGGAGGCGATCAAATGAAAGATGCTATGTCAGTATTTGTGGCTTTATGGTGGACCAATACCCAGCCAAGTCGTAGCCGTGCTGAATGGAAATTTATTTGTAATATTGACTGA
- a CDS encoding lytic polysaccharide monooxygenase encodes MLPPSLLNISLPIFTVNAITLSMVLLTTALSIQGVNAHGYMDIPKARQQFCVDDGGYWWPNDGSAMPNLACRAAFLAKGTKQWVQHHEFSENVIDYNNMSAVKLAIPNGQLCAGGDSQKSGVDLPSVHWQRSDVMLDNEGKVRIVFDAHTPHNPSFWQFYLSSSDFNAAEDMLSWEKLELIAEVGDVAVSYFEGKKVYEMMIPFPTDRSGEATLYTRWQREDIAGEGFYNCSDINILTDDSPIGWSTLAPYVINGVEAQAGQEVWFRLFSAQGEELIFEKLLIDDSHTSPTMWARILAEQILVKYDALVQIGVTDQNGDIHYTDDISLNKVWSQSPDVTYRLEVKSSSLIPYIPK; translated from the coding sequence ATGTTACCTCCATCTTTGCTAAATATTTCACTGCCTATTTTTACAGTAAACGCAATCACGTTGAGTATGGTATTACTCACCACAGCCCTATCGATACAAGGTGTGAATGCCCATGGTTATATGGACATTCCCAAAGCTCGCCAGCAATTTTGTGTTGATGATGGAGGTTATTGGTGGCCAAATGATGGCTCTGCTATGCCCAATCTGGCATGTCGTGCAGCTTTTTTAGCGAAAGGTACTAAACAATGGGTTCAACATCATGAGTTTTCAGAGAATGTGATTGATTATAATAATATGTCAGCAGTCAAACTGGCCATCCCCAATGGACAGCTTTGTGCGGGGGGGGATAGTCAGAAATCGGGTGTTGACTTACCTTCGGTGCATTGGCAACGCTCGGATGTGATGTTAGATAATGAGGGTAAAGTTCGTATCGTGTTTGATGCCCATACACCACATAATCCCAGTTTTTGGCAGTTTTATCTTTCATCATCAGATTTCAATGCTGCAGAGGATATGTTGAGTTGGGAAAAACTCGAGTTGATTGCTGAAGTGGGTGATGTTGCCGTGTCGTATTTTGAAGGCAAAAAAGTGTATGAAATGATGATCCCTTTTCCGACTGACAGAAGCGGCGAAGCCACCTTGTATACGCGTTGGCAGCGTGAAGATATTGCAGGTGAAGGGTTTTATAACTGCAGTGACATTAATATATTAACCGATGATTCGCCAATAGGCTGGTCTACTTTGGCACCCTATGTCATTAATGGTGTTGAAGCGCAAGCAGGGCAAGAGGTTTGGTTTAGGCTTTTCTCTGCTCAAGGGGAGGAGCTTATTTTTGAGAAGTTGCTCATTGATGACAGCCATACATCGCCTACAATGTGGGCTCGAATATTGGCTGAACAAATATTAGTAAAATATGACGCTTTGGTACAAATCGGAGTGACAGATCAGAACGGCGATATTCACTATACAGATGATATTTCGCTCAATAAAGTCTGGAGCCAATCCCCTGATGTGACTTATCGATTAGAGGTTAAATCTTCATCATTGATTCCTTATATACCCAAGTGA
- a CDS encoding 3-deoxy-7-phosphoheptulonate synthase, giving the protein MTTKTDELRSTLLCKAISPAKLASEFPLTQDAADYLIQQRREVEAILTGNDQRLLVIIGPCSIHDTKAAIDYAKRLAILHQELKDDLCIVMRVYFEKPRTIVGWKGLISDPDLDGSFNANKGLRLARQLLQEITELKLPIATEFLDMVNGQYIADLITWGAVGARTTESQVHREMASALSCPVGFKNGTDGNISIAIDAVRAAKEPHIFYSPDKDGAMAVYRTSGNPYGHIILRGGKQPNYHSEDINTAANQLSDVGVSHRMVIDFSHGNSQKKHTQQLAVADSIIEQMTAGSTAIAGIMAESFIEEGNQKVVTGEPLVYGKSITDTCLHWDDSVTLLRKLASASRTRITLLNKDR; this is encoded by the coding sequence ATGACCACTAAAACAGATGAACTACGCTCAACTTTATTATGTAAGGCTATTTCTCCGGCTAAATTAGCTTCAGAATTTCCATTAACTCAAGACGCTGCAGATTATTTAATCCAGCAACGACGTGAGGTAGAAGCCATTTTAACCGGGAATGATCAACGACTGTTAGTGATTATTGGCCCTTGTTCTATTCATGACACAAAAGCAGCCATCGATTATGCGAAACGTCTCGCCATTTTACATCAAGAGTTAAAAGACGATCTTTGCATAGTCATGCGGGTTTACTTCGAAAAACCAAGAACGATAGTCGGCTGGAAAGGATTAATTTCAGATCCCGATCTCGATGGCAGCTTTAATGCAAATAAGGGACTGCGTTTAGCGCGTCAACTATTACAAGAGATCACTGAACTCAAATTACCCATCGCGACTGAGTTTCTCGACATGGTGAACGGTCAATATATTGCTGATTTAATCACATGGGGCGCTGTGGGAGCACGCACCACTGAGAGTCAAGTTCATCGTGAAATGGCATCCGCTTTATCTTGCCCTGTCGGGTTTAAAAATGGGACTGATGGTAATATCAGTATTGCTATCGATGCGGTCCGCGCGGCAAAAGAACCCCATATTTTTTACTCTCCAGACAAAGATGGCGCCATGGCCGTTTACCGTACTAGTGGTAACCCATATGGGCATATTATTCTACGTGGTGGTAAACAACCTAACTACCATAGCGAGGATATTAATACTGCCGCCAATCAACTGAGCGATGTCGGCGTATCTCATCGTATGGTCATTGATTTCAGCCACGGTAATAGCCAGAAAAAACATACACAACAACTGGCTGTTGCAGATAGTATTATCGAACAGATGACCGCAGGCTCAACCGCAATAGCGGGAATTATGGCAGAAAGCTTTATCGAAGAAGGCAATCAAAAAGTGGTAACGGGCGAACCATTAGTTTACGGTAAGAGCATTACCGATACCTGCCTTCATTGGGATGACTCAGTCACATTACTTCGAAAACTAGCCAGCGCCTCTAGAACCCGAATAACACTGCTCAACAAAGACCGATAA
- a CDS encoding pyruvate, water dikinase regulatory protein: protein MLRKVFYISDGTAITAEVFGHAVLSQFPIEFESLTIPFVETESKANEIKAQIDDCFITTGERPLVFHSIVKAEIRNIIYSSEGLDYDFLNTFVAPLEQQLGIKASPIVHRTHGNMNASYEARINAINYTMDNDDGQTLKNIDKADLVLLGVSRCGKTPSSLYLSMQFGIKAANYPFVEDDMDNLQLPDELKNNKSKLFGLTIDPVRLHEIRQSRMENSRYSSLRQCRIEVKEVEMMYRRERIPFVNTTYHSVEEIATKILAMTGLERHMF from the coding sequence ATGTTACGTAAAGTATTTTATATTTCAGATGGAACGGCAATCACAGCAGAAGTATTCGGGCATGCGGTTTTATCACAGTTTCCTATTGAATTTGAATCGCTTACAATTCCATTTGTTGAAACAGAATCTAAAGCAAATGAAATAAAAGCCCAAATTGATGATTGTTTTATTACCACAGGTGAACGCCCTTTGGTGTTCCATTCTATCGTAAAAGCGGAGATCCGTAACATTATCTACAGTAGTGAAGGACTAGATTATGACTTTTTAAACACTTTTGTCGCTCCATTAGAGCAACAATTAGGCATCAAAGCCTCACCTATTGTTCATCGCACTCACGGCAACATGAATGCAAGCTATGAAGCGCGTATCAATGCTATTAATTACACCATGGATAATGATGATGGCCAGACATTAAAAAATATCGACAAAGCCGATTTGGTCCTATTAGGTGTATCTCGCTGTGGCAAGACTCCCAGTAGTCTCTACCTTTCTATGCAATTTGGTATCAAAGCCGCCAATTATCCTTTTGTCGAGGATGATATGGATAACCTACAACTGCCAGACGAACTAAAAAACAATAAGAGCAAACTCTTTGGTTTAACCATTGATCCTGTTCGTTTGCATGAGATCCGTCAAAGCCGTATGGAAAACAGCCGGTATTCTTCATTAAGGCAATGCCGTATCGAAGTTAAAGAAGTAGAAATGATGTATAGGCGTGAACGGATCCCATTTGTCAACACCACTTACCATTCAGTTGAAGAAATTGCCACAAAAATTTTGGCGATGACAGGCCTGGAACGACACATGTTTTAG